The following coding sequences lie in one Cannabis sativa cultivar Pink pepper isolate KNU-18-1 chromosome 5, ASM2916894v1, whole genome shotgun sequence genomic window:
- the LOC115716977 gene encoding expansin-like B1 translates to MEFNKHEKQLYTVVIGFLVLFPVLCASTFTASRATYYGTPDGYGTPSGACGFGEYGRTVNNGYVSAVSRALYKDGAGCGACYQVRCKNPHLCTYDGVNIVVTDYGEGDRTDFILSPRAFSKLALPKADKKLMSYGVVEVEYKRISCNYYPTHHINNSVITYKISEHSNYPYYLALTILHVSGKNDITAVELWQKETNQWKAMRRVYGAVWDMANPPRGPITLRFQATTNLGYTYWVYSTNAIPKLWKAGAAYQAKVKLIIAK, encoded by the exons atggaGTTTAATAAGCATGAGAAACAACTATATACTGTAGTTATTGGTTTTCTGGTGCTCTTTCCTGTATTATGTGCATCAACGTTTACAGCCTCAAGAGCCACCTATTATGGCACCCCGGATGGCTATGGAACTCCaa GTGGAGCTTGTGGATTTGGCGAATATGGAAGGACTGTCAATAATGGCTATGTATCAGCTGTTTCTAGGGCACTCTACAAGGATGGTGCTGGTTGTGGTGCATGTTATCAG GTTAGGTGCAAGAACCCTCATCTTTGTACCTATGATGGGGTGAATATAGTAGTGACTGACTACGGGGAAGGAGATAGAACTGACTTCATTCTTAGCCCAAGAGCTTTCTCAAAGCTAGCTCTTCCAAAGGCAGATAAAAAGTTGATGAGTTATGGTGTTGTTGAAGTTGAATACAAAAGGATCTCTTGCAATTATTACCCAACTCATCATATTAATAATAGTGTCATCACCTACAAGATCAGTGAACACAGCAATTATCCATACTATTTGGCTTTAACCATTTTACATGTAAGCGGCAAAAACGACATCACAGCAGTTGAACTGTGGCAAAAGGAGACAAACCAATGGAAGGCCATGCGTAGAGTGTATGGAGCAGTTTGGGACATGGCAAATCCACCAAGGGGACCCATCACATTGAGGTTTCAAGCTACAACTAATTTAGGGTACACTTATTGGGTTTACTCTACCAATGCCATACCCAAACTTTGGAAGGCCGGGGCTGCTTATCAAGCCAAAGTTAAGCTCATTATcgctaaataa